In one window of Dromaius novaehollandiae isolate bDroNov1 chromosome W, bDroNov1.hap1, whole genome shotgun sequence DNA:
- the LOC135324396 gene encoding protein pelota homolog, translated as MRAGHGGRETGESRVSPAPFRAGCAHARGEGERLWAGGACAGSGARSRQPVPEGAHTSRLRLRLSAGLAAAGPKQRVRRGRAAAQERAEPAARPPRGAQGRGRGEAEGAAAAPGAAAMKLVRKDLEKDNAGQVTLIPEEPEDMWHTYNLLQVGDSLRASTIRKVQTESATGSVGSNRIRTTLTLCVEAIDFDSQACQLRVKGTNIQENEYVKMGAYHTIELEPNRQFTLAKKQWDSVVLERIEQACDPAWSADVAAVVMQEGLAHVCLVTPSMTLTRAKVEVNIPRKRKGNCSQHDRALERFYEQVVQAIQRHINFEVVKCVLVASPGFVREQFCDYMFQQAVKTDNKLLLENRSKFLQVHSSSGHKYALKEALCDPAVTSRLSDTKAAGEVKALDDFYKMLQHEPDRAFYGLKHVEKANEAMAIDTLLISDELFRHQDVATRARYVKLVDSVRENMGTVRIFSSLHVSGEQLGQLTGVAAILRFPVAELSDQEDGSSSEED; from the exons ATGCGTGCCGGGCACGGTGGCCGAGAGACGGGGGAGTCGCGCGTCTCGCCGGCGCCTTTTCGGgcgggctgcgcgcatgcgcggggggagggggagcgccTCTGGGCTGGCGGCGCATGCGCAGGGAGCGGGGCGAGGAGCCGGCAGCCCGTGCCGGAGGGAGCCCACACGtcgcggctgcggctgcggctgagTGCAGGcctcgccgccgcggggcccAAGCAGCGTgtccgccggggccgggcggccgcccaGGAGCGCGCAGAGCCCGCCGCGAGGCCGCCCCGGGgtgcgcagggccggggccgaggggaagcggagggcgcggcggcggcgccgggagccgccgcgatGAAGCTGGTGCGGAAGGACCTGGAGAAGGATAACGCGGGGCAGGTGACGCTGATCCCCGAGGAGCCCGAGGACATGTGGCACACCTACAACCTGCTGCAGGTGGGCGACAGCCTGCGGGCCTCCACCATCCGCAAGGTGCAGACCGAGTCGGCCACGGGCAGTGTGGGCAGCAACCGCATCCGCACCACCCTCACCCTCTGCGTGGAGGCCATCGACTTCGACTCGCAGGCCTGCCAGCTGCGGGTCAAGGGCACCAACATCCAGGAGAACGAGTATGTCAAGATGGGGGCCTACCACACCATCGAGCTGGAGCCCAACCGGCAGTTCACCCTGGCCAAGAAGCAGTGGGACAGCGTGGTGCTGGAGCGCATCGAGCAGGCCTGCGACCCGGCCTGGAGTGCCGATGTGGCGGCCGTGGTCATGCAGGAGGGGCTGGCTCACGTCTGCCTCGTCACCCCCAGCATGACCCTCACGCGCGCCAAGGTGGAGGTGAACATCCCTCGCAAGCGGAAAGGGAACTGCTCTCAGCACGACCGGGCCCTGGAGAGATTTTACGAGCAGGTGGTGCAGGCTATCCAGCGGCATATCAACTTCGAGGTGGTGAAGTGTGTGCTGGTGGCCAGCCCAGGCTTCGTGCGGGAGCAGTTTTGTGACTACATGTTTCAGCAGGCAGTCAAGACCGACAACAAGCTCCTGCTGGAGAACAGGTCCAAGTTCCTGCAG GTCCACTCTTCCTCGGGACATAAATACGCATTGAAGGAAGCCCTTTGTGACCCAGCTGTAACTAGCCGTCTCTCTGACACTAAGGCAGCGGGTGAGGTCAAAGCCTTAGATGACTTCTATAAAATGCTGCAGCATGAGCCAGACCGGGCTTTTTATGGTCTAAAACATGTGGAGAAGGCCAATGAAGCCATGGCCATTGACACCTTGCTGATCAGTGATGAGCTCTTCCGGCACCAGGATGTGGCTACACGTGCTCGATATGTTAAATTGGTAGATAGCGTACGGGAGAACATGGGCACAGTGCGCATCTTCTCCAGCCTTCATGTATCTGGGGAGCAGCTTGGGCAGTTGACAGGGGTGGCAGCTATCCTGCGCTTTCCTGTTGCCGAGCTCTCTGACCAGGAAGATGGATCTAGCTCTGAAGAAGATTGA